A DNA window from Helianthus annuus cultivar XRQ/B chromosome 15, HanXRQr2.0-SUNRISE, whole genome shotgun sequence contains the following coding sequences:
- the LOC110909626 gene encoding uncharacterized protein LOC110909626: protein MHVKSDSDTTTLYYVQSPSNHDANDKLSYGSPPYGSPGHLTHYHCTPIHHSRESSTSRTFTASVKNAVVTGAHHGHATWKRIEDGDVEDDDDDGDGDGGVPLRFYVMWFVVSFVILFTVFSLILWAASVPYKPEVLVKSMVFDNFNVQSGMDATGVPTDMLTLNTTVKIFYRNPATFFGVHVTVTPIEIHYFQLKFASGYVKNFYQSRKSQRVIVSHVLGYQMPLYGGVSPFNAAIGHLENVIVPVNLTFTMRSRAYILGRLVSPKFYKKVLCQVTLYGNQIGKHVNLTGSCIYSD from the exons ATGCATGTGAAATCTGACTCCGATACAACCACTCTCTACTACGTCCAGAGCCCATCAAACCATGATGCTAACGATAAATTGTCATACGGGTCACCCCCATACGGGTCTCCGGGTCACCTGACCCACTACCATTGTACTCCTATTCACCATTCTCGAGAGTCCTCCACTTCACGGACGTTTACTGCATCTGTCAAAAACGCCGTCGTTACGGGTGCTCATCATGGTCATgctacgtggaagaggatagagGATGGTGAcgtggaggatgatgatgatgacggtgACGGTGACGGCGGGGTTCCGTTAAGGTTTTATGTTATGTGGTTCGTTGTGTCGTTTGTTATCTTGTTTACCGTTTTCTCGTTGATTTTGTGGGCTGCTAGTGTTCCGTACAAACCCGAGGTTTTAGTTAAG AGCATGGTGTTTGACAACTTTAATGTTCAATCTGGAATGGATGCAACCGGAGTACCAACGGATATGTTAACTTTGAATACAACGGTCAAGATCTTTTACCGGAATCCGGCAACATTCTTTGGTGTTCATGTCACCGTTACTCCTATCGAAATCCATTATTTCCAACTAAAGTTTGCTTCTGGCTAT GTGAAGAACTTTTATCAATCAAGAAAGAGCCAAAGAGTGATCGTGTCACATGTTTTAGGGTATCAAATGCCGCTATATGGTGGAGTGTCTCCGTTCAATGCCGCCATAGGCCACCTCGAGAATGTAATAGTTCCTGTTAATCTGACATTCACGATGAGGTCAAGAGCATACATTTTGGGGAGGCTCGTGAGCCCGAAGTTCTACAAAAAAGTTTTGTGTCAAGTCACATTATACGGTAACCAAATTGGCAAGCATGTGAACTTGACCGGTTCTTGCATCTATAGTGATTGA